The proteins below come from a single Mustela nigripes isolate SB6536 chromosome 14, MUSNIG.SB6536, whole genome shotgun sequence genomic window:
- the UBIAD1 gene encoding ubiA prenyltransferase domain-containing protein 1, with the protein MAASQVPGEINIQAGETAKSGDRDLLGNDCPEEDRLPQRSWRQKCASYVLALRPWSFSASLTPVALGSALAYRSHGVLDPRLLVGCAVAVLAVHGAGNLVNTYYDFSKGIDHKKSDDRTLVDRILEPQDVVRFGVFLYTLGCVCAACLYYLSPLKLEHLALIYFGGLSGSFLYTGGIGFKYVALGDLVILITFGPLAVMFAYAVQVGSLAVFPLVYAIPLALSTEAILHSNNTRDMESDRAAGIVTLAILIGPTLSYMLYNTLLFLPYLIFSILATHCSISLALPLLTIPMAFSLERQFRSQTFNKLPQRTAKLNLLLGLFYVFGIILAPVGSLPKL; encoded by the exons ATGGCGGCCTCCCAGGTCCCAGGGGAGATTAACATACAGGCGGGAGAGACGGCCAAGTCCGGGGACAGGGACCTGCTGGGGAACGACTGCCCGGAGGAGGACAGGCTTCCCCAACGCTCCTGGAGGCAGAAGTGCGCTTCCTACGTGCTGGCCCTGCGGCCCTGGAGCTTCAGTGCTTCCCTCACGCCGGTGGCCCTGGGCAGTGCCCTAGCCTACAGATCCCACGGCGTCCTGGATCCCAGGCTGCTGGTGGGTTGTGCCGTGGCTGTGCTGGCCGTGCATGGGGCTGGCAATCTGGTCAACACTTACTATGACTTTTCCAAGGGCATTGACCACAAAAAGAGTGATGACCGGACCCTGGTGGACCGAATCTTGGAGCCCCAGGATGTTGTCCGGTTTGGAGTCTTCCTCTACACTTTGGGCTGTGTCTGTGCCGCTTGTCTCTACTACCTGTCTCCTTTGAAACTGGAGCACTTGGCTCTCATCTACTTTGGAGGCCTGTCTGGCTCCTTTCTCTACACAGGAG GAATCGGATTCAAGTACGTGGCTCTGGGAGACCTCGTCATCCTCATCACTTTTGGCCCGCTGGCTGTGATGTTCGCCTACGCCGTCCAGGTGGGGTCCCTGGCGGTCTTCCCACTGGTCTACGCCATCCCCCTCGCCCTCAGCACCGAGGCCATTCTCCATTCCAACAACACCAGGGACATGGAGTCGGACAGGGCGGCCGGCATCGTCACGCTGGCCATCCTCATCGGCCCCACGCTCTCCTACATGCTCTACAACACGCTGCTCTTCCTGCCCTACCTGATCTTCAGCATCCTGGCCACGCACTGCAGCATCAGCctggccctccccctcctcaccatCCCCATGGCCTTCTCCCTGGAGAGACAGTTCCGAAGCCAGACTTTCAACAAACTGCCCCAGAGGACTGCCAAGCTCAACCTCCTGCTGGGGCTCTTCTATGTCTTCGGCATCATTCTGGCCCCCGTGGGCAGTCTGCCCAAACTGTAA